In the genome of Phacochoerus africanus isolate WHEZ1 chromosome 5, ROS_Pafr_v1, whole genome shotgun sequence, the window CCTCACCTGTGCCCCAGCTGTGTCCCTGACGACGGCCTGGGCCCCTGGGACCTACATTCCATTCGTAAGGTgctggcccctccctgccccggaCCCTAAGCAGCTCTCTCCTAACCATTTGCAGcctcgcccccccacccccagccccgagCAGCCCTGGCTCCCAGGCTCAGCTGCGACTCATCCCATCTTCTCAAGGCTGCCTGAGGCTCCGCGGAGTCTCAAGCTGgggagaaccccccccccaccaggcagAGGTCTGGGCTAATCTGCCCTCCCCTCTTGGTGCCGCGCCCCCTCCAGAACTAGCTGCTCCCTTCTGAGGCTCGCTGCCCAGGGGCCAAGCAGGAGTAACTGCACCTCTTCTCAAGGCTGACGTGAGGGTTACCTCATCAAAGGCTTGGCATCAGCTCTCCCACACTTCAAGGACACGGGTGGAGGAGCTGGCAGCCTTGCCATCACCCTCTCTGACCAAGCAGGAGCACCCAGCCACACCCCTGGACGTCAGGGCCATCCCGCTGCCAGCCACAAGGCCGCTGGCCAGGAGAGTGAGGGTGAGAACTCCACAGGCTGTCTCTGGGTCACAGCCACGGGGACATGGAGGCATCCAGGAGACACCTGAGATGTGGGGTGCGTGTCGTGGAAGAGGACAGAAGACATGGGAGACCGGAGGAGAGGAGTGGCGGGACGGGGAGTAGACGGGGCAGAACCCGGGCACACAGGCCCAGGCCCGCGCTGCCAGCTGGGCCACATCCCGGTTCCATGCGTTTATTTCCCTGTGGGCCTCCCTCCAGGTTCGGCGGGGCCTTCAAGGGCTGGGACCTGCTTTGGCCTTGCACCTGCTCCAGACTGTCGTGTCCCCACAGGGAGTCTGCACCAGGGAGGAGAACTGGAGAAtcggggcagggtgggggtggcgggtGTGTGTGGATGCCCCAGGCCCTTCCCCTCTCAGGGACCCTGGCAAAGCAGGAAAATGGCCACAGCCTCAGGCTCTGGGACCTTGGTAGAAATAGCGGGGGTCTCTCAAGATCTTGGGGACTTAAGCCTGGACTCCAAAGCCCCCGTCTGCTTTCTCCCTCCCCAGGCCAGCGAGAGGGTGGTGGGTAGGACAAGGACAGACAAAAGCGAGGGCCAAGGTGGGTATGACTGTTCCTGCCAGGCCAGTCAAGGCCCCATCCTGCCTGCACAGGCCTGGGGGAACGGAGGCCACCGCCTCAGATGGGTGGCCACCCCTCCCATCCCGTCTTTGCGGTCCTGCTCTCCCCCGTGGAGATGAGGAGGTTATGATGCGGTCAGGAAGGAACCCTGAGCTGCCGGGACGTCCCCCTCCCTCGCCCCCTGCCCAGGTGTCCTGAGTGCCTCGGCCCGGTGCCTCTCCTGGCGTCCCTGCTCCCACACTGGCCCCGGGGGCTTTAACTGCCGCATAAACAGTCTCTCCCTCAACAAGGGActggagggcagggctgtgccCTGTGATGGACGCAGCACGCACAGGGGCCAGCACAGGACTTGGCACACAGGAGGCCCTCGGCAGACGTGATGAGTGTGCGAACCAGGAGTGACGCCTGAGCCTCCACAAGCACCACCAGGGTCTGAGACAGTGGCGGGCAGTTGCTTTGAACTTTATTCGAGAAAAACAGAAGGTAAACGTATCAAAAGAGCACAGAGAGTTGGCAGGTGGGGATGGCTGGTGAGGgcttggtgggggggggcggcggtGAGCAGCAGGGCGAAGGCCTTTACTTGGTTCCGGGCTTTTCCGACTTTGCAGCTTCTGCGCCCCCAATCTGGGCCCGCGCCTCGAAAGTGACAGGGATGGTGATCTCTGCCGACTGGGTGGCTGGCTTGGGCAGCGGGGCCTCCACGCTGAGCGTGCCCtcaggggacagggaggaggagacCTGGGTGGGGTCCACACCGGGGGGCAGCCTGGACAGGGAGAGGCAGGACAGGAGTGACCCACGGTGCGTCCctgggccctccccacccccccaccccccaccccacccggagCCAGGACTCACGTGTATTTTCGAGTGAAACACCGGGAAATGAAGCCGTGCTCATCCTGCCGCTCCTCGTGCTTGCCTGGACGGGGGAGGGAGGTCAGAGGAGGCCTGAAGGGGCCTGCGCTCCCGCTGGCCCACAGCCAGCCGAGCCCCACCCGGTGGCCAGAACACTTGCCAGGAGAGGACTAAGGGATGTGGGTACCCCAGACCTGTCCCGGGACCTCAGAAGCTTCTGGAAAGTTCGGTTCCAGGAGTCTGGGGCTGGGGCGTGGGGCAGCAGCCATGGGCACGCGCACACGCCCCCTCTGAGGACCTGGACTAGGGATGGGGAGGaagtgcgtgcgtgtgcgtgcgtgtgtcgGGGGAGGGGGTCGCCCTCGCCACACCAACTGcaggccgggggccgggggcggggcggggcggggcggcgcggGGAGACCTGGTCCCTCGCGGATGGGGTTGGGGCTGAGGGCGTCTCCGCTGGAAGGGGGCGTTTCTTCCCTGACTGGAGAGCTTTTAGGGCCAAAAGATCCCTTAGGGCTTAGGAGCACCCCCCAAAGTCCAGGGAAGCAGGCACAGGCCAGGGGCAGGGCGAGGAGGCCGGGCCGGCTCCCCGGGCTCTGCCCCCGTCCTCAGCTAAGTTTCCATTTCCCAGAGCTCCTCCCCGGAAAGAGCGCGGGAGGCAgcgcgggaggggcgggggggcgtCCCGGTCCCCGGGGGCTCACCCGTGATCTCCACCACGCCGTCCTTGGTCTTGACCGTCAGCTCCTCGGGGGCGAAGTGGTTGACGTCCAGGGAGACGCGCCAGCGGTCGGCGGTCTGCTGGATCTCCGAGACGCCGCTGCTGAGCTGCCTGCTGAGCAGGCGGCTGTAGGCGGGCGCGGCCACTGCGGCGGGGCCCTCGATGGCGGGCGGGGGCAGCGGGCGCACGTAGCCCGGCCAgccgctgtggctcagccacTGCGACCACTCCTCGGGCAGCCGGGGCAGCCCGAAGGCCTGGTCGAAGAGGCGGCTGTGGGCCGGGTACCAGTCGCGGAAAGGGTCCCAGCTGGGGCTCCGCAGGAGCGAGAAGGGCACGCGGCGCTCGGTCATGCTGGCTGCGCTGGCTGGACGCGTCCGGCTGCGGCTGGGAGAAGGGGGGAAGTGTCGGTGGGCCGAGCCCGCAGCGCTTTTATAACGCGCCAGCCGGGTATTTTTAGCAGGCGGTGTCTCAGGTCTCTATTAATGGCAATGACTGGCtgggggcagcccctccccctgcatTCCCCCAACTGCATaccggggcgcggggcggggcgagggAGGCCCTGCCCACATCTGGAACCTTCTCCTGTTTGAGACAACAAATGACTGTAGCCCCGATGCTGGTGCAGTGCCCGCTGCCTGACACTGGCAGATTTTGGCGCTAAAGCGCTGGGCCGCAGCCTGTGGACAGTCCTGGCTTTTTGTGCAAGAGGACAAAGCCGAGGGAGTGGTCGCGCTGCTCGGGGCCACACAGCAGGGACTGGCAGAGCAGGGAGATGGACCACAGGGTGTCTGTGAAATAATGCCTTAAGCAGCAGCATGGTGAGGAGTGTGGGCCCGAGAGTCCAGACTGTGTGCGTTCACATCCTGGTCCTGCCACTCACTGGATGAACTTGTACAAGTGAGagtctttgtgcctcagtttcgcCACCGGGAAAACGggggtgatgatgatgacaatgctTCCGTCCCTGAGTTGGTGTGAGGATTCGGCAGCTTAATGCGAGTGAACGTTTTAGTCCAGGGCCTGGTGGGTGACCGTTACTGTCAGCCACCTGGAGTTGCAGGGCACAGACGGAGGAAGCGGAGCTCAGAGGCAGCAGCATGTGGATGTTTGGGCGATTTCCCCCGACCCCCCAGTAGGGGAGACCCAGACCAGAACCCCTGAGGCCTAGTGCTGAGAGGGGGTCAGGAGGGAGGTTATTGTCAAAACTCCCCATGGTATCCACTTTGCCTTGAGCCGGGGACAGGGAACTTGAGATGCAGGGCCCTTGAATCTAGTCTGGGCTTTGGTTTGGGCCAAGgcccctcctttccctttttaCAGATTATGATCTCAGAGCCCTTTTGTTTAACACTCCCACAGCACAGAGGGAGAGGGGCTCCAGGCAGTGCAATTCCTGCACACTTGCTGGGAGCCTGAGGCCTGCTCCTTGACCCCACCTCCTGGGTAAGCACCTGTGGGATCCAGGCCTCCACTCCCACCTCCCGTAGGGTCCGGCCACAACCCTCGCGTTCTCTCTTTCTCATTGCCGTGACTCCAGtccagcctgcctgccttctcTGACTTGCATCCTGTTATCCCtccttttcagatgaggaaaccgaggtccAGAGGGATTAAGTGTCTGGCCCACCGTCTCCTCTGAGACACGGCAGAGTGAGATTCTTGCCCCTCTAGTGTTCAGCGTTCTTACCCTCGTGGGGCTTCCACCTCGGagcccttcctctctttttgaGACCCGCTCTGCTTCCTGTCCCTCTCCAGGGGCTGGGCTGAGATTGTATGCCTGCCAGTTCCATGGGGGGCCTTGCTCTGCTCAGGATCCCTGAGTGGCTGGAAGCCAGATTCCAGGCCTCTCAACAAGCTGGGGGAGCACCAGCCTCAtgcccttcctgagcctcagtttccatcaCAGTTTCCTCTTCGAGAGCGAGCACTGCCAGATAGTTTTCTTGCTCACCCACCTGCTCCCCATCAGGAAAGAGCTAAGGTTGGGCCACAAATCCAAGGTCACCTCTGGAAAGGCCTCTGGGCACCTGGAGCTCTCATGAGCCAAGGGTAGAAGGCAGACAGAATGCTGGACCATGTCGGGAGCATGCTGGGTCTCCGTGGGGAGCTGCTCACTGCCTCCCAAGGGTCTCAGCCTCAGGAAGCCCCGGGCCTCCTCCCGGTGCTCCCAGCCGCACCCACCCCCAGCTCTATAAAGTCATGGTGAGGTCAGGAGCCAGGGAGGGCCCTCCTCCGCCCCTGCCTGCCCACCCTGGCCCAGACTGGAGCCTAGGCGCCCCACCCTGGCGGGATCTGTCAGGTGTGATCTTGGATGCTTTCAGGTGTGGCCCAGCCAGGCCCAACCATGTTCTGGGTGGGGGCTGCCTGCCTGGCCGCCAGCACCTTGTAGACAGAGGCTCCCTTCATAGTTCCCTTCCTTTTGCCTGAAACCAGGGCGGGGAGGATCTCTTGCTGCTGCCCCAGCTGGGGGAAGTTGTGCAACCCAGGGTACACCCCGCAGCATCTGCCCACATGGCGAGGGCGGCAGAACTGAGAATTCACATCCACCTTCAAAGGGTCACTTCTCAAGGGACTCATAGATCACTCTGCCAGTCACAAGGGAGGGGACATGGGTGGCTCTGGGTGGTGGTAAGAGCGGGAGAGGGCGGGTGAGAAACTGGGTTTTGGGGTCAGACAAGGCTGGGCTTGAATCGGCTGCTGTTCACTGGCTTGATAGCCTCTCTGAGCCCACATGTCTCCATCAGCAAACAGTGGCTAACACCCCCACGCTCCAGGGCCACAGTGAATCTCCCCGTCGATAACGTGCAGGAAATGCCTGCTGCTCAGAAATGGTCCTTGTTATTAAGGGAAGAGGACCTTTAATTTTGGATAGTGAGATTTAGACTAATGAGAGAATTACCCGCTTGTCTGTGCTTTGCATCACGTCCAAGTAGCTTATCAGAGTcttcagagatgagaaaactgattgTCCCAGCTGCCCCCAGGTCACAAAGCTGGTGAGAGGTGAGGGACTGGATCTcaggcctcctgcctctccatcAGGAGGGGAAGAGACGCTCCAGGAAGTCCCAGGGGGGCTATGGGCTGGGCTCTCAGCCCAGGGTGAGGTGTGCAGCCCAGGGTGACCTGTCCAGACGGGGAGGGGTGGGCCAGCCTCTCTGGGTTCCCTTCCAGTCCTGGGCACTGAGCTGCCAGGGGGGGTTTCCTGGGATTAAGAGGacaaccccacccccagggatTTCCCAGAAGCCACAGggtcggggggcggggaggggggggaggtgGGCGCGGCAGGGATTCCTTCCTCAGCGGGGCCCCTCCCCTCATCCCTAGCCCCAAAGTCCGGGGCACTCTGCAGCAGCCCCAAGACCTGCTCCCAgcctcctggcctggcctggcgcCCAAGCCTTGGCCACACTAGCTACTCCCTTGGTGGGCCTTTGCCAACCGTGGCTgtgccagctcctccctccctggcccagcctcAAAGAAAGTGCGAGAGGCTTCAGGCAGCTAGCTGCCTGAGCTCCCAGGAGAGGCCTGACAGCTGAGGAATTGCCAGGGAACTAAAAATGTGGGCAGCCGTAATTAGagcacatgggggtggggggactgagTCTTTCTGGAAGCGTCTAGACACTGCCCCTCCGGGAGTCTATTTCCAAAAACCTGTCTCCAGCCTGCCCACCTCCTAGACCCCTGGCTTATGGCTGCCCTAGGGGTCCTCTCAGCTCCATCACTGCGGAGGGGGGCTGAGGAGGGGCCAGGTGGGAGGGCCGCGGGGGCgtcctcctgccctcctgcctgctCTCCAGCAGAAAGAAGCTGTCTAGCTTGGGAGTCTGGGGACCTGGCTGCTTctgactctgtgaccttggccagcaGCCGGCCTCTGtgactcattttcttcatctgtacagtGAAACCATTGGACTGGATGTTCTCGAAGACTCCTTCCAGCGCTGGTGAATCAACAGTTTCTCCTCcactctcccctctccccgcctCCCGTCGCCCAGGGATGTGTCTGCGGTGAGTGGAGGCGGAGGGCCAGGGAGGACACGGAGCTTTGGCTTCCCCTGCGTTGGCCATGTAGGTGGGGGCCCTGTGGCTGGGGCTCCCTCACGTCCTCGGTGTCCCGAGAGCCTTTctcaggtggggaggggggttgaCGAAGGAAGGGCAGGTGCCTGGTGGTAGGGCCTGTTTGCTGACGATGCCCTCAGCCAAGGGAGGCACGTGGGAGGCCCGGGGGCTTCCAGGAGTAGCTccggcaggggctggggggtgccAGCTGGGCTCCCCAAATTGGGCATGGGCACTTGGGACTTGCTACCTGGGTCTGGGGCCCTAGGAAACAGACTaagaaaaaatggcaaatatGCAAGGACACAGGAAAGCGTCGTCAGACCTCCCGGCCTCTGAGTGTGTTGGGAGGGGAAGGATGGAAGGGTCCCCAAGCCCCaaatgtggagagagagaggccaAGAGAGGACGGCTGCGCCCCAAATGCCACATCTTGCTGCGGTCCCctaccctgcccccacctccccttcctcGCTAAAGTAGAAATGGAGTTTCCTgttttcctgcctgccttcctggcAGGGTTTCTCCCTTTTCCCAAGGTTCAGAGCTGAAGAGTTCGAGCTGCACCTGCCgtctgtgggagggagggggcctagtctcctcctcctccttctgaggGGAGCAGGCGCCAAGCAGCCAGGGGAGGCGCAGAGGACGAGGGCTGCCAGCCTTCAGGCTGACAGGGACCCTGCCCCAGGGACCTCTCCTTCGGCCCCGGGCCTGTTTTGTTTCCCCCCTGGTGCGCCGCCCACCCGCAG includes:
- the HSPB1 gene encoding heat shock protein beta-1, encoding MTERRVPFSLLRSPSWDPFRDWYPAHSRLFDQAFGLPRLPEEWSQWLSHSGWPGYVRPLPPPAIEGPAAVAAPAYSRLLSRQLSSGVSEIQQTADRWRVSLDVNHFAPEELTVKTKDGVVEITGKHEERQDEHGFISRCFTRKYTLPPGVDPTQVSSSLSPEGTLSVEAPLPKPATQSAEITIPVTFEARAQIGGAEAAKSEKPGTK